The genomic region ctgatcccccacatagGCATAGGGGTATGGCTCACAGGAGGGATGAGGAAATGGCGGGGGGAGAATTCTTTCACCAACATAAGCAAAATCTACATTCACTTATAAAGCATCTCAGACCTTTTCTACATGAGACACTGTTCTCTCTTGAATTTGAAGCTGCCACACTCAGCATGGGCACCAGATATCccacttttatttacttttcacttGGAATGGACGGGGCAAAACATAATTCAAAACCAGAGATGAAAGCAAAATACTTGGAGCCTCAAATACAGGTATTTTATATTGCCAATTAAGTTTAGATGCATACGCTTTAAAAACCAGCATACAGGAAGACAGAGTTAATGTTCTGTTGTGAAATCGAGGAGCTGAACGCAGATTCTCCCTGGCCTGCAGGCCGCGCGCTTCCCGCCAGGCTGGGTCCTCCTCGGGCTGTAGCCCTTGCTCAGGCACACTCTCAGGTTGATGGGCTTGCAgctgtggttttcaaacttgGCTACACTTAGAATCACTGGGAGCTTCTAAAAGTCAAAACCACAGGCCACATTACAGACCGATCAAATCAGAATTGCTGGGGTGGGACTCAGGTGTCACTATTTGTAAAACTCCACAGGTGACTCCAACGTGCAGCTAAGATCAAGCCAGGGCTATGAGCACGGCCCCCACGAATTCCAGGCCCAATCCTGCCTAATTAACATGGGTGCTGACGGTGAAGGGAGTTTGAACCGCTCCCACCTGCTCTCCTCCATGGCTCACAGCTGGCTACCCATGTGTGATGGGGAAACACCAAGCGCACGAACCCCCGCGGTGCTCTGGTCTACCACAGACCTTCTCCATCAGCGtttctggggctgggggcagactCTGCTCTTTGCTCACCAGGCCAGGGGGTTAGATTGACTGATCTTCAACAacctttctcttttcaaattataCGATACAAGGAGAGTGATCAAAACGAGGTGATAACAGTAATGGAGAAAGAGtgtgaataaaaaagaaaaccgcCTGAACTCCAATCGTACTTGCTTCAAACGCTTGGTACCTGCAATGGTTGTTGGGCATACGAGACAGATATGTGACAGGCATCACAAAGCATTTTCTGACCCTGTTGCAAGGTCGTGAGCTCGGGGATCTGCAGAGATTGGCCCTCAGCAGCGTGGACCTTCATTTTACCACAGGCACCCGCCTATGTCTTCCACTGATGCTCCTTttgttctttagaaaaataagagagagcTGTGCATCATCTGCCCTGAGCTGCTGTGGAAATATTTCCTGTCCATGTGGGCATGGTGCCAGCAGAGGCAAATATTAAACAGCTGAACCTAAAAACATTCCTTGTCTACATTGTCTGCCTTCAAGGCTGCTGCTGGATGCCCTTGTTGGTTCACCAAAGTGGCCACATGGGGGCAGTATAGCCCAAGGTTCTAAACGGCTGTGAAGGCCTTTCCATTGCAACTAGTTTGAAAAAAGACTTTTATGCAAATTCTTTCTTAAGCTACCaccttaagaaaaagaaacaaaaataagctgCTGAAACACAGAACTTACAATCAAATTAAGGTGGTAACAGAATGGAGCCAAATATAAAACTTGTAAAAATGCTTACAGAAAATTTTGAAGGAAGATGGGAAATTTGGCACAATTATGACATATATATAATCTAAAATATTACAGTTTGACTCTGTTTTGGAAAAATGCAAGCAAGACTTTTATAGTGCATTTTACGTAAAAGCAAAGATGTTATGTAAATGCTGTCCTGTTTTTGCCCCTTCGACCCACCCTCGTCCATGGAAGCTCCACACAGTCTGACTGCACGTGAGTGGATGTGTTAACAAACCGCGAGCAAGGGCTGTTAGAAAGTTCACGACCTGTTCTCCGGCTCACGTCTTCACTCCTAGCCCCCGGGGAGCTGGTGGtaagtctctgccttcatgggaAGGGTTAACACTTGAAAGTTGACCTTCAAGTTTGGGAGCCTGTCCTTCCCTCAGATAGAAAATAATTGACTTGTAAATTTACTCACAACAGCGGAAACGCCAATGCGTTTTAAGTTTTTCAGAGCTGTTTAAACTAAGAACCTTTGGAATACAAGAGTAAACAGAATCTTGACTTATGAATTTGCACATCATTCCTCTCTGCTAAGGATGCTCACCTTTACTTTGACTTTACCTATGGCATGGACTTAATGTCCTGCTTGACACGGGCCTCTGGCTGAGGCAGTAGGGTACCTTCCCCCAGGGGATGGTGAGTGGAGTCAGAACCTGAAGGTCATGATGAGTTCAAATTTGTTTGCTGATCtaaggggaggggcagagaggaggtgggagtggagggtCCAGGCAAAGGAGGAGTGAAGGAATGGGCATGGGGAGAGAGGTGATGGAGATGCGCCTGGAAAGGCTGCAGACAGCTCAGGGGCAGCCTTTTCTTCATGCTAACCTTCCTTCATTAAGATGGAAAAGGATACAAAGTGCATGTATATTGGCCGTGAAAACGGATGCCTCCTGACGCCCCGGCAGCTGCCTTGCTGCCTTCATCGTACAGGACAGGTCTCCCTCTCCCTGACACTTCCCTCTGCTGCAGCCCCGCCCACTCTTCCTTGGCTTTTGCCTCCTTTCGGCCTAAGAGATGGAGGCAAGGCAGCCCTTTACATATTATTAGAGAGAAGCTGTCCTAAGAACCAGCCCCAGGTGTCCTTGTCTTCTGCTCACTTCAGGGACCTCCAGGTAGGATGGTGGCCGGCTCTGGGAGGTGAGAGCTCAGCAGGCTGAAAACCAGCGTGTTCCAAACTGTGAATGACCCAGACAGGTCACCTCTACCTGAAGTGCCTATCCTCTCTGATGGTAAGAGACACGTGCATAGAAATCCAAATGGGTACCGTCGTCATCATTGCAATCACAGCCCAGTTTTGGGGAGgaattttaagtgaaagaaaagcaaactttaTAGCAACCAACCTCATCCTCATGCTTCACGTGTGTGCAACTCAGGACTGCAGACCAATGACCAGGCCTTGACATTACCTGCCTTCTTCATTTTCAAACGTAGATGCACGACATATGCTTGGACACacatcaattttcttctttttctaaatatgttgattcttttgcttgaggactagaattaaatttgaaatttaaaagttttcaggGTCAGGTGCTCAGAGACTGCCTCTTTAGAGGCagcatttttaaatatgaattattcTGGCAAGTTGAGCCAGCGAGAgggtcaacttttaaaaatattttaaaagaaatacaattttcaatatgtgtgtgtgtatgtgtgtgaaattttccaaaacagctgcttACAAAATGCTCTCACCATTTTATGTGCTATTCTCTAAACGTACACCTGACTGCAAGAACAAGAATACAAACCATCATTTGAGATGTTGGTTTTTATTAGATACATATTTCTTCGAAGCAATTTGTAACTTTCTTTGTACAtcagaatatcatataaatgtatatatatatatatatatatatatatgtatccacCCAAAGATATCAGAATGCCCTTGAATTGCCCCAGAGCTGGGGTCATATGCCCCTTGTGTACTCTCAGCAACCTTAAGAGCCAAAGAAAAGGCTCTTCCAGTCACTTCCTGTTGACAGCCACAGCCCTCCAGTTGCATGTTTCAGAGCTTGAGAGAAATCAGTAGCACCTCTTATTATTGTGACACCTTGCTCTCCTGAGGAGCCTCACTCTTTTATGTTTCCTCACTTCATCTTTACTACGATGCTCTGAGCTACCCCAACATTCAAAACAATCTCAGGCAAGTACGAAATAACACAAGTagcaaatgcaaaataaagtCATCACTCTCCGTTTGAAATTAGTAAATCCCATAGTGTTGGGTACGATTTGTCTGGAGAAGGCATCTGCGAGGTGTGTTGAAAGCCCCACACTCAGCCTGAAACACGGAGGGTAGTCAACTGGCCTTTTGTAGCTTATAAAGCTCGAGGCGGCCTGCTCCCCGATGAGTGTGTCCCTCGCCCCCTTTGCCTACTGATAGTTACATATGAAGACATACTTAAACAGTGGTGTGTCCCGAGCAGGCAGAATCTGAGTCATTTGGGCTTCCCTCCGCTCTTTGGGGCCTCTTTACTCAGTGCTTATAAAGCTCTGGATTTTCATTCACTATGTCATCAGGCCTCACCTAGATCTCGCATCTGTTCTAACGGTGTCCCTTGACCTCTGGCTCATGGTTCACAAGCCGAGCGTTTCAAAGCCCCCTGGAGATGCCTCATTCTCCGAGCTGGGGTGGGAAGGATGGCTCTGAGGGCAGGAGCAGTCAGGGAGAGACAGCCCAGAGTCTGCCTGCGTGAGGCTGTGTTCAAGCTCACAAAACCGACCCTTCCTCTTCCACCAACCCCTCCTGTGTTTGACCTAAACCTCCTGCTCCTTGCGTGCTTGACGTCTCTTTTAGGCCATCTCCACTCTGCACGCTAGAAGCCTGGGGGCTCTCTCTGACTCCCCTCTGCCCTTCACCTCCAAGCCAAATCCGCCCCAAGTTCTACTGACTCTCATCCTAAATGCTGTGAAAATAcacccctccttctcctccctggtGCCTCAGCCTACGCGGGGGCCTCCTCGCTCGGTCTGATTGCTGCTGGTCTCCTTCCCAGGTCACGCCCTGCCCATGGAATGAGACTTGGGCAACCCCGGCCAGGGCTCCCTGCTCTTCCCTCAGGTTTTGATGAGCAAAGCAGTCTCAGTTCCTCACTTTCTCAGCCTTGGCCTTCCTCCCCAGGGACGCCCCCATGTCTCCCGACAGCCAGCCTTTGCCTGTGCAGTCCCTGCACCCTGGAGCTCAGTTCCCTCTCCTCCACCGACAGCTGATCCACCTCAAATCCCTTCTCTTTGAAGAAGCTTCAGCAGGCCACAGGGCTTACCTAGTCCTGAACATCTGTGGAACTTAGTAACCACAACTTGGAGGGGAAATCCCCTTGGAGAAGAGCTCATACGTGGaagatgtcatttcttttcttctcttttttttttgtgaggaagattggctctgagctaacatctgttgccaatcttcctttttttgcttgaagaagatggtccctgagctaacatccacgtcactcctcctctactttgtatgtgggacagcaccacagtatggcttgataagcagtgggtaggtctacGCCATGGgtctgaacccttgaaccctgggccgccaaagcagagcacacaaacttaaccactatgccaccgggccggccccaagatgtTTTTTCTTAGTGGATCACATTCATGTCCTTTTTCCTCACAGCAAGACAAGGACCTATTTTAAGTACATTTGCAAACCGTACATTGCCTTGCACAGGTAAGAAGCTATACAATTCATTTGGTTATTCCTGCTCAGGTAAGCAAACCCAAGAATCAGCAATTCTCTGAGgagtttttctttcctgtaatgAACTTTTGCAGTGAAGGGAGAGTTTCCCAATAAATTGATGCACATGGAGGGGACATGAGAAGGCTGCTATTTCATCAACACATGGATTTGGCTTTCTGGAATTGATGGGCTTAAAGTATCTAATATACTTAAAAGAGACGCCAAATAGATGGATGGATCTTAGACCCTCTATGATAGTAGGttcctttttaaaagaactgctcccagccccaggctctgTATAAACACCACTCTAAGTCACAAGCCAACAGAGATTTCCTGCTCGCCGGTAGATCCGGTATAAATGGAGTTTACTCGCTTGGGAGCCTCTCCCTGGAAGACGGGACAGCTTTTGCAAAAGCGTCTGACGATGTGCTTTCGGAAATACCCCAAGAGGTAGTTTCTGAACTTCTCCCCGACGAAGGCGTAGATGACGGGGTTGATGCAGCAGTGCGTCATCCCAAGCGTCTCTGTCACCTGCATGGCTTGGTCCAGCCTATTAGAGCTACTGCATTGATCCAGGCCAAAGGATTTCTGGAAGGTGCTCAGGAGAAGGACGATGTTGTAGGGAGCCCAGAAAAGAAAGTACATTATCATGATCACGAAAATGAGCCTCACGGCCTTGTGCCTCTTCTTCTCGTTGCGACACCGAAGCAGGGTTTTCAGGATTCCGGAGTAGCAGATGATCATGACCAGCAGTGGCAGGACCAGGCCCAAGATGGTCATCTTTAATGCCTGGAAATTCCTCCAGAAATGGTACTGACTGGGTGGGTAATGAGGGCTGCATGTAAAACGAGTACCCTCTTTTTGGGATTTGGTAAAGATGATTCCTGGGAGAGAGACAAACACAGCCACCGCCCAAGTGACCCCACTTGTCATCAGCCCAAAGGTGACCGTCCTGGCTTTTAAAGCAAACACGGCATGGACGATAGCCAGGTACCTGTCGATTGTCAGGAGGATGATGAAGAAGATTCCAGAGAAGAAGCCTATAAAATAGAGCCCAGTCAGAAGTCGACACATTGTATTTCCAAGCTCCCACTGGTGAGCTGCGTAGTGAGCCCAGAATGGGAGGGTGAGAAGGAAAAGCAAGTCAGAGATGGCCAAGTTGAGCAGGTAGATGTCAGTCATGCTCTTCAGCTTTTTGCACTTTATCAGGACGAGGGCGACTAACAAGTTGCCCACAAAACCAGAGATGAACACCAGCGAGTAGAGCGGGGGCAGGAGCCTGGCTGCGATTTGTCTCACGTCGGTTTTCTGGCAGGGCTCTGACATACCGTAATCGATGTCATAGAACGGACTTGTCGTCTGATAATCCATCTTGCTCAACCCTGTGAGTAAAGAAACAGTGATCTCTTATAAGGTCCTGGAATGTGTTTAGTACCCCACCATGGATGCAAGCCATCTTATACAGTACTAGGTTTTTAAAGTTGGAACATAGATTTCTACATTTAACTGAGCTCCCTTTTTTTGGCCAACAATGAACTTTTTTAGTAAAGGGAAGGTTTGCTGCCAGCTTTTCTGCTCACTAGACGGACAGCCCAGCTCTGTTGGGGAAATTCACGAAAGCATCATCTCTCCAAATAAAATCTGGTGTTCTGTCACCACAGGGAGTGAATGGGGCTTTGATAAGAATTTCAAGAAACTGAGTCAGGCGCCGTCCAACACCGTCTTATAGTCCGTGCTGAAGCTGCCGGTCCCTGGAGTTAGCTTCCTCAGAGCATCCCCACGAGTGTGCCAGTCATCATGACCAGTTCCCAAGGGCGCTCTGCATGCCAACCAGTGTTCTAAGCTTCACATCCATTCAGTCATTAAACCTCAAGCTGACTCTAGGAGGCAGGTCAtgttactgtccccattttgcaCATAAGGAccttgaagcacagagaggatgagtaacttgcccaaagacacGCAGCTAGGAGGCAAGTGATTTTGAATGCAGGCAGCCTGCACTTTTATCCACCATGCCACCCTTCCTCCTTGGTGAGAGGACTAAGGAGTGGGACTGTTAGCCTGGCACCTCATTGTGGTCAGAATGAAAGGGGATCATGCCCACATGCCCCTCACAAGGTCATAGGAGCCAGCAGCCACTTTGTAAACGCCAGACTGCCTGTCTCACATTGTCTCTGAAGTTTGTGTTTGTAGTTCCTGAGCTGCTAAAACTAAGAGCTCCCACACATACATGAGAAATGGCCaagtggaaaatatttcattcacCACCATACGTTCCGGGTTAGCTTGGCCCCTTCGCAGCCTGCTGGCTTGCCTGGTCTACTTCAGCTCCACTGCTCGGCTCAGAATTGCCTCTAATTATCTTTGTACGTCTCAAGCTCCCTGTGCCTCACGTTAGGCAGCTGGGAGAAGCACACAGAAAATTTCACCTTTAAATTCTGAGCCAGCAAAGGAATCATACACTCCATGTGTTGCAGAACTGATATATTAAAGGAAAACTTTATATCATATTGCAATTTGATATTAATTTGGAGAATATTTAGGCTTCCcttttttctggggaaaaacaaaacgaaacaaaagaACCAGACTTAACACAACTTGTGGTTGGCCCCACGTTCAAGGGCATCCCCTGCGGAGGCTGTCGTGCTCCTCACCAGAAGATAACCTCTTCCAAGAGTTTGGCCAACCATCATCTCTCTGAAAATCTCTCTTTTGAAAGGCGagggtttaaaagaaaaaattctcccTTTAAAAACTTTCATTCATAATCATGTTTTATATCTTTGATGTTATCATGGTCTGAAACTCTTTCTAAATCCTAAGTCTTTCCTTGTCTCAAAGATGGTATTTTAGGATAGTTCTACGAGCAGCTGGTATGGTTTAATGTCTTCTCTGGGTTTCCTCTACAGGCTGTTACTCAGCCAGGAGCTGAGCTGACTAGTGGCAAAGGGGCTGGGAGGTGACTTACCAGGAGGCCTTCTCGTCAGGGCACAGATGTCTCAGCTGCTCTGCTCTGCTGAGCTGTGTGAATCAAACATATAGACAGTGTGAAAGTaggaaatgcagcttctttgaaAGGGGGTGGAGTTTAATGAACAAGTATATTACCAGGCAAAAAAATCAGAGAacagttcttctttttttttttttttcctattgagctAAAAATAGGCTGGAGACTAGACCTCCGTCTGAGAGTGTACTCGCCGTCTCCCCCGAGTGCGCCGTCTTCTTTTGGTTCTCTGCTCGTCCACTGCGCAGTCtgttagaaaacagaaagaactgAAGGATgttagaactagaaggacattcACACCATCTAGTCCAAAGCCCtcatttcctgaaagaaactgctgTCCAGGAAGCAGATGATGTCTACAAGACCTCAGGGCTTATCGGTGGTGAGGCGAAAAGGGTGAGAGATTCTGATTCTGTTCCTATTTGTCCTCCAGGAAAACCAGCTGGAACCAACTTCAAAGTGGGACAGGAGTGCCTCACACCAACCCCACGCTCCCCTTTATCcactctcctcccatcccccccGCCCACCTCGACTCACACACTCGCTCACCACTCAATACTGTTTTTCTCTGTAAACTAAAATAACATTGTCTAAAGGGTTTTAACTACAGGTTCACCTTGCAGCTAAACACGTCGCCCAGCTTTCTCCGCGTCAGGTACCTGAGGGGCGGTGGGGGGTGTCGTTATGAATGTTCCCTCTGCCTCGTCACTGTCTTGCAGCCCTCCACGCCAGCAGCACCTGTGAGCGCCTGTGCTGGGCCAGATGGAGAGGCAGCGGACCTCCTCCCGCCACGCACACAGTCTATCTGGAGTATGAGAAATTTTCAACAGGAAATGGGCAAAAATTGACAGAGGGACAGGGTCAGGTTCAGGATCATACGAGCAGACTACTGTATAGGCAGTCACATCGAGCTTTCTTCGTGGTTGGTTCCTTATCTACAAACCTCAACTGTTGACAACAGAGCTGAGAACACAGGGGAGAGCCGCTCCTGAGCCACAAGCACGCCCTCTGGgggtgtctgtttcctcattATGAGGTAAGAAGCGTTGGCTTCTGAGCTAAGGGATGGCAAAGGAGACCCTAAGCTTGTGGAGGCAGCCTCCCCCTCGGGCTGAGCAAGCGACCTCTTCAGGCAGACGCCCGAGCTTGAGGCCTGCCCGAccctcagctttcccatctgtgCGCTGGGCTGCACACTCCAGCTGCTCCCCGGGTCTGTTGGGAGGATTCTGTGAGGCAGCCCCGTCCAGGATTTAGCACAGAATATTCTCTCAATAAACCTCAAAGTCTTAGTTACTCATTCCGCGATGTTTTCTTAGAGagagtttattttataaaattctaacaAAATTGGTTCGCTGGGGTCCCCGTCTAGAGCAGATTAGTGTCAGCGAACTAGAGGGTGGAAGGGT from Equus caballus isolate H_3958 breed thoroughbred chromosome 16, TB-T2T, whole genome shotgun sequence harbors:
- the CCR5 gene encoding C-C chemokine receptor type 5 isoform X1, encoding MDYQTTSPFYDIDYGMSEPCQKTDVRQIAARLLPPLYSLVFISGFVGNLLVALVLIKCKKLKSMTDIYLLNLAISDLLFLLTLPFWAHYAAHQWELGNTMCRLLTGLYFIGFFSGIFFIILLTIDRYLAIVHAVFALKARTVTFGLMTSGVTWAVAVFVSLPGIIFTKSQKEGTRFTCSPHYPPSQYHFWRNFQALKMTILGLVLPLLVMIICYSGILKTLLRCRNEKKRHKAVRLIFVIMIMYFLFWAPYNIVLLLSTFQKSFGLDQCSSSNRLDQAMQVTETLGMTHCCINPVIYAFVGEKFRNYLLGYFRKHIVRRFCKSCPVFQGEAPKRVNSIYTGSTGEQEISVGL